From one Sardina pilchardus chromosome 6, fSarPil1.1, whole genome shotgun sequence genomic stretch:
- the LOC134082173 gene encoding putative C-type lectin domain family 20 member A encodes MMLILFITGALVGYSSQYQYRFVSDRMNWTEAQSYCRGTYTDLAIVCSEEDVNRMTATLPQDFTGAAWIGLEKGEVQRWQWSFAEKVFYTDDDLNFRNWRSGHPTTSMEDRCAVFEPDGQWFDDSCNTQRRFVCFNETAVGNMRYVLIEENKTWREAQMICREQYTDLVSVRDATENEALRAEANSQVWIGLFSDPWVWSDQANNSFRFWEPIQPNYFNNIQDCVVTRFSETRQLYQWNDIKCDVNRAFFCYSDVDEEITPTVTSDPLIATTYSTGSADQSINPAHTHHTSYNTANTHTHVATISGSTSSTSTEITTATTHSTEHTSTMSNTQTTHNTESVTSTGITHSTDSSTTDDTQTQYTIGASTNTTHHTAPVTTTGTKHSTDNTTTDNIHTQYTSEASTNATHHTDSTTATSHPEFTQTDYTGQTHSTTVTEHTLPQIITATSNTIQTTTSEEEITEQTTAYQLTEQTSSGQTLISSLFEDTLILIRENMSWIEALTYCKTHHLGLVSVTDEHTQQAVAEMAVNASTPHVWLGLHYTCKFSFWFWTGSDSVCYQNWAPGHGPGGQRECGLSGAVESSRGNQWVSLPGTQELQFICHTRGN; translated from the exons ATGATGCTTATACTATTCATCACAG GCGCCCTTGTTGGCTACAGTTCCCAATACCAGTATCGCTTTGTGAGTGATAGAATGAACTGGACCGAAGCACAGAGTTACTGCAGAGGCACATACACTGACCTGGCCATTGTTTGTAGTGAGGAGGATGTGAACAGAATGACGGCAACTCTCCCACAAGATTTTACAGGAGCTGCCTGGATAGGATTAGAGAAGGGGGAAGTGCAGAGATGGCAGTGGTCCTTTGCAGAAAAGGTTTTTTATACCGATGATGACTTAAACTTCCGCAACTGGAGAAGTGGGCACCCAACAACTTCAATGGAGGACAGGTGTGCGGTTTTTGAGCCTGATGGTCAATGGTTTGACGACAGCTGCAACACTCAGAGACgctttgtgtgttttaatg AGACTGCAGTGGGAAATATGAGGTATGTTTTGATCGAGGAGAACAAAACTTGGCGAGAGGCACAGATGATTTGCAGAGAGCAATACACTGACCTGGTCAGTGTGAGGGATGCAACAGAGAATGAGGCCTTAAGAGCAGAGGCAAACAGTCAGGTGTGGATCGGACTTTTCAGTGACCCCTGGGTGTGGTCGGACCAAGCCAACAACTCCTTCCGCTTCTGGGAACCAATCCAACCCAACTATTTCAATAACATACAGGACTGTGTTGTCACCAGATTTAGTGAGACACGCCAGCTATACCAGTGGAATGACATTAAATGTGATGTCAATCGGGCCTTCTTTTGTTACAGTG ATGTTGATGAGGAAATTACGCCGACTGTCACTTCAGATCCCCTGATAGCTACCACGTACTCCACTGGCAGTGCAGACCAAAGCATAAATCCAGctcatacacaccacaccagctacaatacagctaacacacacacacatgtagccaCTATCTCAGGTAGCACATCCTCCACAAGCACAGAAATAACTACAGCTACCACTCATAGCACAGAACACACCAGTACTATGAGTAATACACAAACAACCCACAACACAGAGTCAGTCACATCTACAGGtatcacacactcaacagacTCCTCAACTACAGACGACACACAAACCCAATACACAATTGGGGCTAGCacaaacactacacaccacacagcaccagtaACAACTACAGGTACCAAACACTCAACAGACAACACAACTACagacaatatacacacacaatacacaagtgAGGCTAGCACAAAcgctacacaccacacagattCCACAACAGCTACATCCCACCCTGAGTTTACTCAGACCGACTATACTGGGCAGACACATAGCACTACTGTAACAGAGCATACACTTCCCCAGATTATTACTGCCACTTCCAATACTATTCAAACAACAACTTCTGAAGAGGAAATCACAGAGCAAACAACAGCTTACCAACTAACCGAACAGACCAGCAGTGGACAAACACTTATTTCCTCTTTGTTTGAAG ATACGCTGATTCTCATACGGGAGAATATGAGCTGGATCGAAGCCTTGACTTACTGCAAGACACATCATCTCGGCCTGGTCTCAGTCACGGATGAGCACACGCAGCAGGCGGTGGCAGAGATGGCGGTCAACGCGTCCACTCCCCATGTCTGGCTGGGCCTGCACTACACCTGCAAGTTCTCCTTCTGGTTCTGGACGGGTTCTGACAGTGTGTGCTACCAGAACTGGGCTCCGGGACATGGCCCAGGGGGTCAGAGGGAGTGTGGCCTCTCAGGGGCAGTAGAGTCCAGCAGGGGGAACCAGTGGGTCAGCCTGCCCGGGACTCAGGAGCTTCAATTCATTTGTCACACGCGTGGGAATTGA
- the LOC134082174 gene encoding transmembrane protein 100-like codes for MSQVSLCPSLGVENNSTMATPDGSEMVAPFPAVTYDSKSETVTLPGGIVSVAGITVVTGGAELTCGSCTLAIAIWGTLIGVSVVAVGLWDHSQHARTSASLLLTLGLVVLSVSFAMVASVVGVRLWSCKTGRAEERDEGKVVLVGERGRSVIKTVTV; via the coding sequence ATGTCACAGGTGTCTTTGTGTCCGTCTTTGGGTGTGGAGAATAACAGCACGATGGCCACACCTGACGGGTCCGAAATGGTCGCTCCCTTCCCTGCCGTGACCTACGACTCTAAATCGGAGACCGTCACCCTGCCCGGCGGCATCGTCTCAGTGGCCGGCATCACCGTGGTGACGGGCGGCGCCGAGCTGACCTGCGGGTCCTGCACGCTGGCCATCGCCATCTGGGGCACCCTGATCGGCGTCAGCGTGGTGGCGGTGGGCCTGTGGGACCACTCGCAGCACGCCAGGACCAGCGCCTCCCTCCTGCTGACCCTGGGCCTGGTGGTGCTGTCGGTCAGCTTCGCCATGGTGGCCAGCGTGGTGGGCGTCCGCCTGTGGAGCTGCAAGACGGGTCGCGCGGAGGAGCGGGACGAAGGgaaggtggtgctggtgggcgagagagggaggagtgttaTCAAAACAGTGACCGTGTAA
- the LOC134083459 gene encoding uncharacterized protein LOC134083459 has translation MAENTEGCPPKRRAWVAYSQAPGSTHYDLNAFPKLKRKQSDHKKRSEQGGGAPRPHLSHTLAQQLQESDPTEGVSGGNPEGDEQEDIPARDEQEDIPVEENVVPFTDTDTYQCLLLESERVLVVGGGTMFVLNHYNMVTKCLDNDKLVVVERRPVVFQQCWSYVYKCSCDHHHGRLVEALSSNLEQSFGETSCIHVKALTQVLHNLNVPEVPEVPANQEDDHNYARSLSNEVGSQLHTQ, from the exons ATGGCTGAGAATACAGAAG GGTGTCCTCCAAAACGGCGCGCCTGGGTGGCATACAGCCAGGCCCCTGGAAGTACCCACTATGACCTTAACGCCTTCCCTAAATTAAAGCGCAAGCAATCG GATCACAAAAAGAGGTCAGAACAGGGAGGGGGCGCACCACGGCCTCACCTTAGCCACACCTTGGCTCAGCAGCTACAAGAAAGTGATCCAACAGAGGGGGTGTCAGGAGGGAATCCCGAGGGGGATGAGCAGGAGGACATCCCTGCGAGGGATGAGCAGGAGGACATCCCTGTGGAGGAAAATGTG GTAccattcacagacacagacacatatcagTGTCTGTTGCTGGAGAGTGAACGTGTCTTGGTGGTTGGTGGTGGGACCATGTTTGTCCTCAACCACTACAACATGGTGACAAAGTGTTTGGAT AACGACAAACTGGTGGTTGTGGAAAGGAGGCCTGTTGTTTTTCAACAGTGCTGGTCCTACGTTTACAAATGCTCCTGCGACCATCACCATGGGAGGCTTGTGGAAGCTCTTTCCAGCAACCTTGAGCAGTCCTTTGGCG AAACCAGCTGCATCCATGTGAAGGCCCTGACACAAGTGCTGCACAACTTAAATGTGCCTGAGGTGCCTGAGGTGCCTGCGAATCAGGAAGATG ATCATAATTATGCACGTTCTCTTTCCAACGAGGTAGGAAGTCAATTGCACACACAATGA